From Candidatus Thorarchaeota archaeon:
CTCTAGACTCGGACGTTCTTTTAGGGGCATCGCCCTACCTCTATTCGTCGTGTTTAGTGGATTCGAAGAAGCCTTCTATGGTATCATAGTAGCGGCCGCAGGTTACGCGTCAGCATTATTCCTGTTTCCTGCGGGACACCTTAGTGATAAGAAGGGTCGAGGTGTTTCCATCTTACTTGGCGGAATCATTAGCGGAACCACCTTGTTTCTGTTGCCATTTTTCAGCAGCAGAAACATAATCCTCATTCTCTACGGCATCACTGGGATAGGCTCTGGATTCATGAGAACATCGGTGAGTACACTCCTAGCAGACTACACGGAGCGAGGCGAAGAGCGTACCCAATCATACGGTTATACTACGGCTATCGGGATATTGACGGGAATGGTTGGTGCATTCCTCGCAGGTTTGATTCTGGACACCCAATTTTTCACTTGGATTGATGCTGAAATAGTACGATACATCGTTGTATTCGCAATAATGGGCACTTTCAGATTTGCCACAGGCATAACCGGTTTTATGACAGAGCGATGGTTGCAAGACCACGAAGAAATAGAGATTTCTGAACCTACGGAACTGGAGAATCCCTTGCCCGATTCAGCTGAAAATGATGCCAAAACCGCGACTTTGTTTGGAATCGGACGTATTATGATGGGGTTCACCAGCGGCTTGGTTGTACCGTATCTCATTCTATGGATAGACACAGCATTCACTCCTGCCCCATCACTCTTGGGCATCATCAAGTCATTATCTAGTTTAACCCTGGCGACGGGAACTCTGGCCGTGGGGCTTAGTAGTGAGAAAGTAGGCAAGCTGAAGATGATAACGTTGCTCTATATCCTCGCACCAATTCTCATGTTTGGAATGGTAAACTCACCTATTCTTATTCTATCTGCTGTTTTCTATATTTCCAGAATGGCAGTAGCAAATATGGCCAGACCGGCTAGGAGTTCTCTTCTTATGGAGCAGCTATCGGCTCAAAGGCGTGGGAAAAGTGTCGCGGTCACCAGCATCATGTGGACATTCCCGCGTCAGACAGGGACCCTCTTAGCAGCTCTAATGATGGGGCTCTTCGGAGGTATTGTCACCTTCGGTAGGCTGTTTTTCCCCATTGCACTCGTACTGTATCCAATATCCGTTATTCCTGCGTATATTGCAGTCCGTCGAAATGAGCGAATTCGCAAGTCCCATCAAATAGAAAGCGAAGGTGTTACTTGACCGCTGGCGCCACCGCCCACTGGGGGAAAAATAACTACCAAGTCTCCATCTTCCAGTTGACAATCGAGGTCCTTTGTCTGGTCTCCGTTAACCATGATGATACGAGTTTTCTCTTCAGAGAAACCTATCCTATCGATTAGCTTTCGAATAGTACCGTTGTCAAGCTCCACCGAGAAAGCCTCGCCAATCTTTGTACCTTCGGGTGCATATTGCCTAAGAGTAGCATAGAGCTTGACACGTACTTCCATGAAGGTACACCCTGCTAATAGTAGTCGACATCAACATCGCTCTGCGTGTAGCCATGGCCTTTCAGATGTTGGCCTCCACAGAGAAGCCGCATATTGAACGGAAAAAGGCCTATTCGTACATCATCGGGAATCTCGTCAGATGGCTTGACTAATTTGCCATTTAGAAAGCAATCGCCCACATCATCCTCATCCACGCCTAAACGTTCTAAGAAATCTGCGAAAGTCTCTCCTGTTTTATGCTCAAGTTGCAGTATTGTATTCTCATTGGCCCGAGCATCATCAACCAAGCATCTAAGCCGTCCATAAAGATGAACACGAATCATCGTAACAACATGCTATTGGGTGTAAATAAGCCATAAGGTACTAACAAAAGAAAAGGAGAGCGGGGGATTGCGTCCCCCTTTGCATTGAACTATCCGTGTACTGCGTCCAACTCTTCATCAGGCACATCAAAGGCGACATTGTGCGGCGGTAGTTCCTCATTATAGAAGAATTCCGGCAGCCTATCATCCTCTTTCGTGAAACCTGCCTTCTTGTTGAACTCGCGCTCAATTTCCAGCACATGCATACCGTAATCGGTCACATCGACCTCAGTTCCGAGGAACCCGTTGACAGTCTCGGTCATGCCTGCAAAACCATCATCATTATCAAGGATTGCAAAGGCAATGAACAGACAGTATCCAGATGAATCGATATAGGCTGTCGTTGCCTGGAACGTCCGTGAGAGGTCTGCCTTCTTGATTTCACGAGGATCGGTCACTTCACCTTTGATGCCGAGAATTTCAGCGGCAATCGTGTAGCCTGCAGTGTGGTCTGCACCCATTGGAGTAGTTGCGTAAGTCACTCCAATTCCCCGGATTGGCCGTGGGTCGTAAGCAGGAAGCGACTGTCCCTTAACAACTGGGATTCTGTCTACTCCAAGTGCTTCGCCGGCAACCTTCGCTCCTGAAGCAACGAGTGCTCCCGTTTCTGAGTCTGGGTCATATGCCTCCTTGAGTAACTCAATAGCTGCTTCCCCGTCACCGAAATCGATTTCGCCAGCCTCCATGAACATGGCAATTGTATTGCCAGCTTCGATGGTATCTAGGCCCAAGTCATTGCAGAGCCGGTTCAATGTGGCGACATGCTTGAGGTTGTCAATTTCACAATTGCTACCAAGTGCCCAAGCGGTCTCGTACTCAAGAGGTGCCACTATCGACTTTCCTGTTTCCCTATCCGGAACAGCGTTGGAACAAGCCATTATGCAGCCAGGATGGCAAGGATGACCGTAGGTGCCTTCTGCTTTATCACCAAATTTCTCGTCCGTTTCATCCACAAGCTCATGAACTGCTTCGCCTGAAATCTTTGCAGCACCATCCCATTGACCTTTGGCGAAATTTCTTACAGGAAGGCCTCCAGCCTCATTGATGATGTTTTGCAAGATGTTGGTGCCGTAGTTCTTGAGACCACCATA
This genomic window contains:
- a CDS encoding MFS transporter, producing MFDDETDEDFVDTRTSKVARFALLSAISRLGRSFRGIALPLFVVFSGFEEAFYGIIVAAAGYASALFLFPAGHLSDKKGRGVSILLGGIISGTTLFLLPFFSSRNIILILYGITGIGSGFMRTSVSTLLADYTERGEERTQSYGYTTAIGILTGMVGAFLAGLILDTQFFTWIDAEIVRYIVVFAIMGTFRFATGITGFMTERWLQDHEEIEISEPTELENPLPDSAENDAKTATLFGIGRIMMGFTSGLVVPYLILWIDTAFTPAPSLLGIIKSLSSLTLATGTLAVGLSSEKVGKLKMITLLYILAPILMFGMVNSPILILSAVFYISRMAVANMARPARSSLLMEQLSAQRRGKSVAVTSIMWTFPRQTGTLLAALMMGLFGGIVTFGRLFFPIALVLYPISVIPAYIAVRRNERIRKSHQIESEGVT
- a CDS encoding MoaD/ThiS family protein, with the protein product MEVRVKLYATLRQYAPEGTKIGEAFSVELDNGTIRKLIDRIGFSEEKTRIIMVNGDQTKDLDCQLEDGDLVVIFPPVGGGASGQVTPSLSI
- a CDS encoding aldehyde ferredoxin oxidoreductase, yielding MSKILRINMTDQSHKWENLPKKWKTLAGRAFTSTVVAEEVDPTFHPLREHNKFVISPGLLAGTTAPSSGRLSVGGKSPLTGGIKEANAGGLTATRLGKLGIRGIIIEGKPPEDDENWYSIIVSKDKVEIKQTNDYAGIGLYDLIDKIWEEYDSRPGIIGTGIIGQRLHLNAGVFGNNIENTDPSRYAGRGGLGAVLGSKRIVAIISDDSGCDRPEPEDEELFDTGRKKLVKALNDHPVTGRLKDEDGAPYGGLKNYGTNILQNIINEAGGLPVRNFAKGQWDGAAKISGEAVHELVDETDEKFGDKAEGTYGHPCHPGCIMACSNAVPDRETGKSIVAPLEYETAWALGSNCEIDNLKHVATLNRLCNDLGLDTIEAGNTIAMFMEAGEIDFGDGEAAIELLKEAYDPDSETGALVASGAKVAGEALGVDRIPVVKGQSLPAYDPRPIRGIGVTYATTPMGADHTAGYTIAAEILGIKGEVTDPREIKKADLSRTFQATTAYIDSSGYCLFIAFAILDNDDGFAGMTETVNGFLGTEVDVTDYGMHVLEIEREFNKKAGFTKEDDRLPEFFYNEELPPHNVAFDVPDEELDAVHG